A section of the Aythya fuligula isolate bAytFul2 chromosome 9, bAytFul2.pri, whole genome shotgun sequence genome encodes:
- the LOC116492450 gene encoding LOW QUALITY PROTEIN: nuclear cap-binding protein subunit 2-like (The sequence of the model RefSeq protein was modified relative to this genomic sequence to represent the inferred CDS: inserted 2 bases in 1 codon): MTGSAPGRPPRPLPLPGAPGHPPGGRRKASLRRARPGPSSRAARRAPSWPRLRALAVRRAAARMGGASESFCTSRGSLSNASSSRRNTIXSRRARPGTERSRESPRPLASVPAPAGAGLARAATRPAAGSMCSGGSLSILRSDSYVDLSQYRDQHFRGTRYDQERLLRKSCTLYVGNLSFYTTEEQIHELFGKSGDIKKIIMGLDKVKKTACGFCFVEYYARGDAENAMRYINGTRLDDRIIRTDWDAGFKEGRQYGRGRSGGQVRDEYRQDYDAGRGGYGKTVQCQ, translated from the exons ATGACA GGCTCGGCCCCGGGCCGGCCGCCGCGGCCCCTCCCGCTGCCGGGCGCCCCTGGCCATCCGCCGGGCGGCCGCAGGAAGGCATCCCTCAGGCGGGCGAGGCCGGGGCCCAGCTCCcgcgcggcgcggcgggcgcCCAGCTGGCCGCGGCTGAGAGCGCTAGCGGTGAGGCGGGCAGCGGCGCGGATGGGCGGCGCCTCGGAGAGCTTCTGCACGAGCCGCGGGTCGCTCAGCAAcgccagcagcagccgccgcaACACCAT CTCCCGCCGCGCCCGCCCCGGCACTGAGCGCTCTCGCGAGAGTCCCCGCCCCCTCGCCTCCGTCCCCGCCCCGGCGGGCGCGGGTCTCGCGAGAGCCGCGACGCGCCCCGCCGCTGGCAGCATGTGCTCGGGGGGCAGCCTCAGCATCTTGCGTAGTGACTCCTACGTGGACCTCAGCCAGTACCGCGACCAGCACTTCCGG GGAACCCGTTATGACCAGGAGCGGCTGCTGCGGAAGAGCTGCACACTGTACGTGGGGAACCTGTCCTTCTACACCACCGAAGAACAGATCCATGAGCTGTTTGGCAAGAGTGGCGACATCAAGAAGATCATCATGGGGCTGGACAAAGTGAAGAAAACCGCTTGCGGGTTCTGCTTCGTGGA ATACTATGCAAGAGGAGATGCTGAAAATGCAATGCGGTACATTAATGGAACCAGACTTGATGACAGGATCATAAGGACAGACTGGGATGCAGGTTTTAAGGAGGGTAGACAGTATGGTCGTGGAAGATCGGGGGGCCAG GTCCGAGATGAATATCGACAAGACTATGATGCTGGAAGAGGTGGCTATGGCAAAACTGTTCAATGCCAATGA
- the PIGZ gene encoding GPI mannosyltransferase 4 — protein sequence MAAWRLWAVLAALRAGWCLLPQAGYLHPDEFFQSPEVMAGDILNLQVYYPWEFHSSSPCRTVVFPLMTSGVTYWVVKSLQQLDICSSCINSYTLLVSPRLLFTIFSFVLDYSVYQLAPSWEADPWKALVLLAGSYVTLVFYTRTFTNTLEGLLFALLLVLVSSNKSDSSSVKPTSSPLIGIVTTAGFFNRPTFLAFALMPLLYWAGLNVDSQKSIKTIINPLLKLITCACFTAIVFITADTLYFTSVGLDNFYSIKKSSLFDVIAQLNHKIVVTPLNFLSYNLNPHNLAQHGSHPRVTHFTVNGIMLFGILHILAIGAGFKMLKKYIYQLMRVKSYYRGSPRVFVHSEGNPKLLLFYFVPLAFLSLFSHQEPRFLIPLILPLVLFNTSQNRAMKWKSVIIIFNVLGALVFGWLHQGGLIPCLFHLEHLMHSPGSSNHTRHYTLLFAHTYMASEVSALISKKGTQI from the exons ATGGCGGCGTGGCGGCTGTGGGCGGTGCTGGCGGCGCTGCGGGCGGGCTGGTGCCTATTGCCACAGGCCGGCTACTTGCATCCCGACGAGTTCTTCCAGTCACCCGAAGTCATGGCAG GAGATATTTTAAACCTACAGGTCTATTACCCTTGGGAGTTCCATTCCAGCTCTCCTTGCAGAACAGTTGTTTTCCCACTAATGACTTCTGGAGTTACCTACTGGGTGGTCAAGTCTTTGCAGCAGTTGGACATATGTTCAAGTTGCATCAACAGCTACACCCTTCTTGTATCACCTCGTCTTCTCTTTacaatcttttcttttgtacttgACTATAGCGTGTATCAATTAGCTCCTTCCTGGGAAGCAGATCCATGGAAAGCGCTGGTACTTCTGGCTGGATCGTATGTCACTCTGGTATTTTACACAAGAACATTTACCAACACGCTTGAAGGACTtctctttgctcttctcttGGTATTGGTTTCCTCCAACAAATCTGACAGCAGCTCAGTAAAGCCTACAAGCAGCCCTCTCATAGGTATTGTAACAACTGCTGGGTTTTTCAATAGGCCAACCTTTTTGGCATTTGCACTAATGCCCCTGCTTTACTGGGCAGGTTTAAATGTTGACTCCCAAAAGAGCATTAAAACTATCATAAACCCCTTATTGAAGCTAATCACCTGTGCATGTTTTACTGCCATTGTTTTCATAACAGCTGACACCTTATATTTTACCTCTGTGGGCTTAGACAACTTTTACAGCATTAAAAAGAGCAGCCTATTTGATGTAATAGCTCAATTGAACCACAAAATTGTAGTAACTCCTTTAAATTTTCTCAGCTATAATCTCAATCCTCATAATCTTGCGCAGCATGGAAGTCACCCACGAGTTACGCATTTTACAGTCAATGGAATAATGCTTTTTGGGATCTTACATATTCTGGCCATTGGTGCCGGTTTTAAAATGCTAAAGAAATACATCTATCAATTAATGCGGGTCAAATCATACTACCGTGGGTCACCTAGGGTATTTGTGCATTCCGAGGGCAATCCAAAattactgctgttttattttgttcctttggCATTCCTCTCCCTGTTCAGTCACCAAGAACCTCGTTTTCTCATTCCTCTCATCTTGCCGTTAGTCCTGTTCAACACATCACAGAACAGAGCTATGAAGTGGAAATctgtcattattattttcaatgtcCTTGGGGCTTTGGTGTTTGGGTGGCTACACCAGGGGGGACTGATACCATGTTTGTTTCACCTGGAACATCTCATGCATTCTCCAGGGTCCTCAAACCATACAAGACACTATACTCTACTCTTTGCTCACACCTACATGGCCTCCGAGGTCTCTGCCTTAATATCAAAAAAAGGGACACAAATATAG